From the genome of Cytobacillus luteolus, one region includes:
- the bshA gene encoding N-acetyl-alpha-D-glucosaminyl L-malate synthase BshA, which yields MKLKIGITCYPSVGGSGVIATELGKLLAEKGHEIHFITSSLPFRLNKVYCNIYYHEVEVNHYSVFKYPPYDLALASKMAEVAKREKLDLLHVHYAIPHAVCAYLAKQMVGEDLKIVTTLHGTDITVLGYDPSLTNLLKFGIEKSDVVTAVSNSLVAQTNDLIEPNKEIETIYNFIDERIYCKKNTLHLKEEYGIKQEEKVIIHVSNFRQVKRVPDVIKAFQLIQEKVPSKLLLVGDGPELTVVCRLVEQLGLTDKVLFLGKQESVEDLYSISDLKLLLSEKESFGLVLLEAMACGVPCIGTSIGGIPEVISNNENGYLCELGDTTAVASKAISLLSDPKLHTLMSTNARNTVIEKFNSSKIVNEYEKLYFKIVGQNK from the coding sequence ATGAAACTTAAAATAGGGATTACTTGTTATCCTTCCGTAGGTGGATCAGGTGTAATTGCAACAGAACTAGGTAAGCTTTTAGCTGAAAAGGGACACGAAATACATTTTATTACTTCTAGTTTGCCCTTTCGATTGAATAAGGTCTACTGCAATATATATTATCACGAAGTTGAGGTTAATCATTATTCTGTGTTTAAATACCCTCCTTATGATCTAGCACTGGCTAGTAAAATGGCAGAGGTGGCTAAACGTGAAAAACTTGATTTACTGCATGTACATTATGCAATTCCACATGCAGTATGTGCTTATCTAGCAAAACAGATGGTCGGGGAAGATTTGAAAATAGTCACCACGCTTCATGGTACTGATATAACAGTTCTTGGTTATGATCCTTCACTTACGAATTTATTAAAATTCGGTATAGAGAAATCTGATGTGGTAACAGCTGTTTCTAATTCACTTGTTGCTCAAACAAATGACCTTATTGAACCTAACAAGGAAATAGAGACCATTTATAATTTTATTGATGAAAGAATCTACTGTAAAAAAAATACCCTTCATTTAAAAGAGGAATATGGAATTAAACAAGAAGAAAAGGTAATCATTCATGTTTCAAATTTCCGTCAAGTGAAGCGTGTTCCAGATGTAATTAAAGCCTTTCAATTAATCCAAGAAAAAGTTCCTTCTAAACTGCTCTTAGTAGGTGATGGGCCGGAGCTTACTGTTGTCTGTCGTTTAGTAGAGCAACTGGGCTTAACTGACAAAGTACTATTCTTGGGAAAACAAGAAAGTGTTGAGGACTTATATTCTATTAGTGATTTAAAACTATTATTATCAGAAAAAGAAAGCTTTGGATTGGTGTTACTTGAGGCTATGGCATGTGGAGTTCCTTGTATAGGCACGAGTATTGGAGGCATACCAGAGGTTATATCAAATAACGAGAACGGATATTTGTGTGAACTAGGGGATACTACAGCAGTTGCTTCTAAAGCCATTTCTTTATTAAGTGATCCCAAATTGCATACCTTGATGTCAACAAATGCAAGGAATACTGTTATAGAAAAGTTTAATTCATCCAAGATTGTAAATGAATATGAAAAATTATATTTTAAAATTGTAGGACAAAACAAGTAA
- the dapB gene encoding 4-hydroxy-tetrahydrodipicolinate reductase: MSEIKIVVAGPRGRMGREALQLVKNTEHFTLVGAIDHKYGGKKVSEIEGLPNLDAPIYTDIEACFSELQPDVLIDLTTPEVGRVHTEIALQYGVRPVVGTTGFSKEDLETLSKLAEEKGIGAIIAPNFAIGAILMMKFSQMAAKYFQDIEIIELHHDKKLDAPSGTAAKTAELISTVRESKKQGHPEEKEIMQGARGATYDGIHIHSVRLPGLIAHQEVLFGGNGQMLSIRHDSFNRESFMSGVKLAVETIMKIDLLVYGLENIIE, from the coding sequence ATGAGTGAAATTAAAATAGTTGTCGCAGGACCAAGAGGTAGGATGGGAAGAGAAGCTTTGCAATTAGTAAAAAACACTGAACATTTCACACTAGTTGGTGCTATTGATCATAAGTACGGTGGAAAAAAGGTATCGGAAATTGAAGGGCTACCTAATCTTGATGCACCTATTTATACAGATATTGAAGCTTGTTTTAGTGAATTACAACCGGATGTGTTAATCGATTTAACAACACCTGAAGTTGGGAGAGTACATACTGAGATTGCACTACAATATGGTGTAAGACCTGTAGTTGGAACTACCGGTTTTTCAAAAGAGGATTTAGAAACTCTTTCAAAACTAGCTGAGGAAAAAGGGATTGGGGCAATTATCGCACCTAATTTTGCAATTGGGGCAATACTTATGATGAAATTTAGCCAAATGGCTGCAAAATACTTCCAAGATATTGAAATTATCGAACTTCACCATGACAAAAAGCTAGATGCACCTTCTGGAACTGCTGCTAAGACTGCAGAACTAATTTCAACTGTAAGAGAGTCAAAGAAGCAAGGACACCCCGAGGAAAAAGAAATAATGCAAGGCGCTCGAGGTGCTACATACGATGGTATTCATATTCATAGTGTCCGCTTACCAGGATTAATAGCACATCAAGAGGTTCTTTTTGGAGGTAATGGCCAAATGCTTTCGATTCGTCATGACTCTTTCAATCGTGAATCTTTCATGTCAGGAGTAAAGCTAGCAGTTGAAACAATTATGAAGATTGATTTATTAGTTTACGGCCTAGAGAATATAATTGAGTAG
- the mgsA gene encoding methylglyoxal synthase gives MNIALIAHDNKKPALIEFVTAYKDILGQEQNQLFATGTTGLILTEATGLKIHRFQSGPLGGDQEIGALIAKNQMDIVIFFRDPLTAQPHEPDVTALVRLCDVYSIPLATNMGTAEILIHGLERGDLSWRKVVKETAGVKDE, from the coding sequence TTGAATATTGCACTTATTGCCCATGATAACAAAAAGCCAGCTTTAATTGAGTTTGTAACAGCATATAAAGATATTTTAGGCCAAGAGCAAAATCAATTATTTGCTACGGGAACAACCGGTTTAATACTAACTGAAGCAACTGGTTTGAAAATACACCGTTTCCAATCTGGTCCTCTTGGGGGGGACCAAGAAATAGGAGCATTAATTGCTAAAAACCAAATGGATATTGTTATCTTTTTCCGTGACCCCCTTACTGCTCAGCCACATGAGCCTGATGTAACGGCTCTAGTAAGACTATGTGACGTCTATTCTATCCCTTTAGCAACCAATATGGGTACCGCGGAAATACTCATACACGGGTTAGAGCGAGGAGATTTAAGCTGGCGGAAAGTAGTAAAGGAAACAGCTGGTGTGAAGGATGAGTAA
- the bshB1 gene encoding bacillithiol biosynthesis deacetylase BshB1 has translation MSNISLDILAFGAHPDDVEIGMGGTLAKYAREGKRVGICDLTLAELSSNGNVDTRSHEADKASKLLGLEVRENLHLPDRGLVITETYIKKIVTIIRKFKPKLIFTPYYEDRHPDHGNCSRLIEEAAFSAGIRKYVDNEGLGPHKAESIYFYMINGFHRPSFVVDISEVMDIKLQSLRTYESQFSKQSNTIDTPLVNGYIETVEARERLFGKEVGVEYAEGFITKKPLLLSKDLIGE, from the coding sequence ATGAGTAATATTAGTTTAGATATCCTAGCATTCGGTGCTCACCCTGATGATGTTGAAATTGGAATGGGTGGGACACTTGCTAAGTATGCAAGAGAAGGTAAACGGGTGGGGATATGTGATTTAACGCTTGCTGAACTGTCTTCTAACGGTAATGTTGATACACGTTCTCATGAAGCTGACAAAGCCTCTAAACTACTTGGTTTGGAAGTCAGAGAAAATTTGCATTTACCTGACCGTGGACTGGTAATAACTGAAACTTACATAAAGAAGATAGTAACCATTATAAGAAAGTTTAAACCGAAGTTGATCTTTACTCCTTATTATGAAGATCGCCATCCTGACCATGGGAACTGTTCAAGGCTAATAGAAGAAGCAGCGTTTTCAGCAGGTATTCGTAAATATGTTGATAACGAGGGATTGGGGCCTCATAAAGCTGAATCAATTTATTTCTATATGATAAATGGTTTTCATAGACCAAGCTTTGTAGTAGATATTTCGGAAGTGATGGACATTAAGCTACAATCTCTTCGTACATATGAAAGTCAATTTTCAAAACAAAGTAATACGATTGATACGCCACTGGTTAATGGCTATATAGAAACTGTAGAAGCTAGAGAAAGATTATTTGGAAAAGAGGTTGGCGTAGAATATGCAGAAGGTTTCATTACAAAGAAACCATTACTTCTTTCCAAGGATCTAATAGGAGAATAG
- a CDS encoding nucleotide pyrophosphohydrolase codes for MSTKLTMKEMQDEVDAYISQFKEGYFSPLALLARMTEELGELAREVNHYYGEKPKKSTEKERTIEEEMGDVLFVLICFANSLNIDLEEAHKIVMNKFKTRDKDRWTKKDTE; via the coding sequence ATGTCTACTAAGTTAACAATGAAGGAAATGCAAGATGAAGTTGATGCTTATATTAGTCAATTTAAAGAAGGCTACTTTAGTCCTCTGGCTCTATTAGCGAGAATGACTGAGGAGTTAGGTGAACTGGCTCGGGAAGTAAACCACTACTACGGTGAAAAACCAAAAAAATCAACTGAAAAGGAACGTACAATTGAGGAAGAGATGGGAGATGTTTTGTTTGTCCTCATTTGCTTTGCGAACTCATTAAATATAGATCTTGAAGAAGCTCACAAAATTGTCATGAATAAGTTTAAAACAAGAGATAAAGATCGCTGGACTAAAAAGGATACAGAGTAA